A single window of Engraulis encrasicolus isolate BLACKSEA-1 chromosome 20, IST_EnEncr_1.0, whole genome shotgun sequence DNA harbors:
- the sacm1la gene encoding phosphatidylinositol-3-phosphatase SAC1-A: MATAYERFNLHATVDKFYIEACDDGATDVLVIDRISTEMTLTGTHDIPPSGITRPICGIMGTIRLVAGMYLIVITRKKKMGELAGHTVWKATEFDIIPYKKTMMHLLEPQLQDNQAFLNMINSVLNTDGFFFCTDYDLTHTQQRLANTSPDFQEMSLLERADQRFVWNGNLLRDIIGQPELHKFAFPVIHGFVVMKPCSINGKIFEWILISRRSCFRAGVRYYVRGIDSEGHAANFVETEQIVQYQGGRSSFVQTRGSMPFFWSQRPNLKYKPKPLISSSTNHMDGFKRHFESQVLIYGKQVILNLVNQKGSEKPLEEAFAKMVDNMGNSLLKYIAFDFHKECSKMRWHRLQILVDAVAENQDDYAYFWVDSDGKVASQQTGTFRSNCMDCLDRTNVIQSLLARRSLQNQLQRMGVLHVGQKVEEQADFEKIYKNAWADNADACAKQYAGTGALKTDFTRTGKRSQWGLVMDGWNSMIRYYKNNFSDGYRQDSIDLFLGNYTVDDSEGPTPLQVQKDWKFMMLPLVLLVAFSMCILCLLMAGDTWTETLAYVMFWGMASAVTTAVIVFNGRDFVDAPKLVQKEKLD, encoded by the exons GCACGCGACTGTAGACAAGTTCTACATCGAGGCCTGTGACGATGGCGCCACTGATGTCCTTGTCATCGATCGCATTTCCACAGAGATGACGCTCACAG gaACTCATGACATCCCTCCATCTGGCATCACTCGGCCCATCTGTGGCATCATGGGAACCATACGACTGGTGGCtg GTATGTACCTGATTGTCATCACCCGTAAGAAGAAGATGGGGGAGCTGGCAGGCCACACGGTGTGGAAGGCCACTGAGTTTGACATCATCCCCTACAAGAAGACCATGATGCACCTACTAGAGCCACAG CTTCAGGATAACCAGGCGTTCCTCAACATGATCAACAGTGTGCTGAACACCGATGGCTTCTTCTTCTGCACCGACTACGacctcacacacacccagcagaGACTGGCCAACACCAGCCCCGACTTCCAGGAGATGAGCCTGCTCGAAcga GCAGATCAGAGGTTTGTTTGGAACGGAAACCTTCTACGAGACATCATTGGTCAGCCTGAA CTCCACAAATTTGCCTTCCCCGTCATTCACGGCT TCGTGGTGATGAAGCCCTGCAGTATCAATGGGAAGATCTTTGAATGGATCCTCATCTCCAGGCGAAGCTGCTTTAGGGCCGGAGTACGCTACTACgtcagag GCATTGACTCTGAGGGCCACGCTGCAAACTTTGTGGAGACAGAGCAGATTGTGCAGTACCAAGGCGGCCGCTCCTCCTTTGTCCAG ACTCGGGGTTCAATGCCGTTTTTCTGGTCCCAGCGGCCCAACCTGAAGTACAAGCCTAAACCCCTGATCAGCAGCAGCACCAATCAC ATGGACGGCTTCAAGAGGCATTTTGAGTCTCAAGTGCTGATCTATGGAAAGCAGGTCATCCTCAATCTG GTAAATCAGAAGGGCTCAGAGAAACCTCTGGAGGAGGCCTTTGCCAAGATGGTGGACAACATGGGCAACAGCCTGCTCAA gTATATTGCCTTTGACTTCCACAAGGAGTGCAGTAAGATGCGCTGGCATCGGCTTCAAATCCTGGTGGATGCTGTAGCTGAAAACCAAGATGACTATGC GTATTTCTGGGTGGACTCTGATGGCAAGGTTGCGTCCCAGCAGACCGGTACCTTCCGCAGTAACTGCATGGACTGTCTGGACCGCACCAACGTCATCCAGAGCCTACTGGCCCGACGCTCACTACAGAACCAGCTGCAG aGAATGGGTGTTCTTCATGTTGGACAGAAGGTTGAGGAGCAGGCAGACTTTGAGAAGATCTACAAAAACG CCTGGGCTGACAATGCTGATGCCTGTGCTAAACAGTATGCAGGCACTGGGGCCCTCAAGACCGACTTCACCAG GACGGGGAAGAGATCTCAGTGGGGCCTGGTGATGGACGGCTGGAACTCCATGATCCGCTACTACAAGAACAACTTCTCAGATGGatacagacag GATTCCATCGACCTGTTCCTGGGCAACTACACAGTGGATGACTCCGAGGGACCAACACCCTTACAAGTGCAAAAGGACTGGAAGTTCATGATG CTGCCTCTGGTCCTGTTGGTGGCCTTCTCCATGTGTATCCTCTGCCTCCTTATGGCCG GTGACACCTGGACCGAGACGTTGGCCTACGTGATGTTCTGGGGCATGGCCAGTGCGGTGACCACTGCAGTCATCGTCTTCAACGGGAGGGACTTTGTGGACGCCCCCAAACTGGTCCAGAAAGAGAAGCTGGACTGA
- the atat1 gene encoding alpha-tubulin N-acetyltransferase 1 isoform X4 gives MEFPFDINTLFPDRISVLDKNLASGRKAVGRGDPQALITRVIDELGQASSKAQGLPAPITSAAKLQSNTHQLYLLKDGEFNGGKGAAVGFLKVGYKKLFLLDQRGAHVETEPLCILDFYVTENLQRHGYGLELFNFLLQHKKVEPQLMAYDRPSPKFLAFLRKHFSLQEGVPQVNNFVVFNGFFKNTAAGPLRKAPLRKPEGEIKPYSLVERDVVREEQRVKPWPFVRPGPGGPLPSPPASRSLSVGSSPSRTPPPPTALLAHTHLTDNCRARRTSHWGLVARSNLYSRHINSRGMGLLLEDQLDTHKLPGHSLQMPLYLHPPLYLHWSPRRRTPAPLRPP, from the exons ATGGAATTCCCGTTCGATATCAATACCCTCTTCCCGGACCGTATTTCTGTTCTCGACAAGAATCTGGCATCTGGCCGAAAAGCAGTCGGAAG GGGAGATCCTCAAGCACTCATCACCAGGGTCATCGATGAGCTGGGGCAAGCATCGTCTAAG GCTCAGGGGCTTCCTGCACCCATAACCAGCGCTGCCAAACTCCAGagcaacacacaccaactctACCTGCTCAAGGACGGGGAGTTTAACGG GGGGAAAGGCGCGGCTGTTGGATTCCTGAAAGTGGGATACAAGAAGCTCTTTCTCCTG GACCAGCGGGGGGCGCATGTGGAGACTGAGCCACTGTGCATTCTGGATTTCTACGTCACAGAGAACCTCCAGAGACACGGCTATGGCCTGGAGCTCTTCAACTTCTTGCTGCAG CACAAGAAGGTGGAGCCGCAGCTGATGGCCTATGATAGGCCCTCCCCCAAGTTCCTGGCCTTTCTTAGAAAGCACTTCAGTTTACAGGAGGGCGTTCCTCAG GTGAATAACTTTGTTGTGTTCAACGGTTTCTTCAAAAACACTGCAG CGGGCCCGTTGAGAAAGGCTCCCCTAAGAAAACCCGAGGGAGAGATCAAGCCATACTCGCTAGTGGAGAGAGACG TGGTGAGGGAGGAGCAGAGAGTGAAGCCGTGGCCGTTTGTGCGTCCGGGTCCGGGGGGCCCGCTGCCCTCTCCCCCCGCGTCACGCTCCCTCAGTGTGGGATCCTCCCCCAGcaggaccccccctccccccaccgccctgctcgcacacacacacctcacagacaACTGCAGGGCCAGGCGTACCAG CCATTGGGGTTTGGTTGCCAGGAGCAACCTGTACAGTCGCCATATCAACAGTCGAGGCATGGGGCTCCTTTTGGAGGACCAGCTAGACACCCACAAGCTGCCAG